The following coding sequences lie in one Mycobacterium sp. Z3061 genomic window:
- a CDS encoding multicopper oxidase domain-containing protein gives MSGGSRRDFLKWSGAAAAATITATTGCSRPAPSSPPGGKADHTLRIGTGTVELAPDQVVSTLLYNGQFPGPLLRLKEGQRTWVDIYNDTGTPEQLHWHGQHVGVDVDGAAEEGTPYIPAHGMRRISFVPGPAGFRFYHTHVVPRADLSGGQYSGQVGPVYIEPRQNPGRYDQEIFLTLKEFEPVFSRGGDMASDFLAGEQDPDLKQKGESAMDASLNRGDPHGYEVSYGAFAVNGRMLGHGDPVRVQNGQRVLLHVLNGSATETRSLAMPGHAFEVIALDGNPVPNPTTVPVLWLGAAERISAIVTMANPGVWVLGDLSDDDRGHGMGIVVEYAGQSGEPRWLPPSAFTWDYRLFAKPGSAPGAPPDHTIDLLIEKRNAADNGFNVWTFNGTPFSMDGPMLDLKLNQRYRLRFRNATDDLHPMHLHRHTFEITRFAGTPTGGVRKDVAMLGGYQTMEVDFVADQPGLSLLHCHQQIHMDYGLMSLLHIN, from the coding sequence ATGAGCGGCGGCAGTCGGCGTGACTTTCTGAAGTGGAGCGGCGCCGCGGCCGCGGCGACGATCACGGCGACAACGGGCTGTTCGCGGCCCGCGCCTTCGTCTCCACCCGGCGGCAAGGCCGATCACACCCTGCGCATCGGCACCGGCACCGTTGAGTTGGCCCCCGACCAGGTCGTGTCGACCCTGCTCTACAACGGCCAGTTCCCCGGCCCGCTGCTGCGGCTGAAAGAGGGCCAGCGAACCTGGGTGGACATCTACAACGACACCGGCACGCCCGAGCAGCTGCACTGGCACGGCCAGCACGTGGGTGTCGATGTCGACGGCGCCGCCGAGGAGGGCACCCCGTACATTCCCGCACACGGCATGCGGCGCATCTCCTTCGTCCCCGGCCCGGCGGGCTTCCGCTTCTATCACACCCACGTGGTGCCGCGCGCCGATCTCTCCGGAGGTCAGTACAGCGGGCAGGTGGGTCCGGTCTACATCGAACCCAGACAGAATCCGGGCCGCTACGACCAGGAAATCTTCTTGACGCTCAAGGAGTTTGAGCCGGTCTTCAGCCGTGGGGGAGACATGGCCAGCGACTTTCTGGCCGGCGAGCAAGACCCCGACCTCAAGCAGAAAGGCGAATCCGCCATGGACGCGTCGCTGAACCGGGGCGATCCGCATGGCTACGAGGTCAGTTACGGCGCGTTCGCCGTCAACGGACGCATGCTCGGCCACGGCGACCCGGTCCGGGTGCAGAACGGTCAGCGAGTGCTGTTGCATGTGCTCAACGGCAGCGCCACCGAGACCCGCAGCCTGGCCATGCCCGGGCATGCATTCGAGGTGATCGCCCTGGATGGCAACCCGGTGCCCAACCCCACAACGGTGCCGGTGCTGTGGCTCGGTGCCGCCGAACGGATCTCGGCGATCGTCACCATGGCCAATCCCGGAGTGTGGGTGCTCGGTGATCTGTCCGACGACGACCGCGGTCACGGAATGGGCATCGTCGTGGAATACGCCGGGCAGAGCGGGGAGCCGCGGTGGCTGCCACCTTCCGCGTTCACCTGGGACTACCGCCTGTTCGCCAAACCCGGCTCGGCGCCGGGCGCCCCGCCGGATCACACCATCGATCTGCTGATCGAGAAGCGCAACGCCGCCGACAACGGCTTCAACGTCTGGACGTTCAACGGCACGCCGTTCTCCATGGACGGACCGATGCTCGATCTGAAACTGAACCAGCGGTACCGTCTGCGCTTCCGCAACGCCACCGACGACCTGCACCCCATGCATCTGCATCGGCACACCTTCGAGATCACCCGCTTCGCCGGGACACCCACCGGTGGTGTGCGCAAGGACGTCGCCATGCTCGGCGGTTACCAGACCATGGAGGTCGACTTCGTCGCCGACCAACCCGGCCTGTCGCTGCTGCACTGCCACCAGCAGATTCACATGGACTACGGCCTCATGTCGCTGCTGCACATCAACTGA
- a CDS encoding ArsR family transcriptional regulator — protein MQNGIAAVGASPPAFLRLAGEPLRWRLLSELARSDRRVGELTELVGQPQNAVSYHLGRLRAGGLVSMRRSSADGRDSYYRIELVQCAQLLAATGAALHPGLASEPPAAGIRRSAPVRVLFLCSGNSSRSQIAEALLRQAIGRRVRVASAGSSPKPVHPNTVRVLGEYGIDAAGLRSKHLDEMRRRRFDCVVTVCDKVREICPEFPGGGQAIHWSIADPAAAGAGRASYPAFRAVAADLHSRVGYLAQALSHTQRR, from the coding sequence GTGCAGAACGGCATCGCAGCGGTCGGCGCCTCGCCGCCCGCCTTCTTGCGGCTGGCCGGCGAGCCACTGCGGTGGCGGCTGCTGTCAGAGCTGGCGCGCAGCGACCGGCGGGTGGGCGAGTTGACCGAGTTGGTCGGGCAGCCCCAGAACGCGGTCTCGTACCACCTGGGCCGGCTGCGCGCCGGCGGGCTGGTGTCGATGCGGCGCAGCTCGGCCGACGGTCGCGACAGCTACTACCGCATCGAGCTGGTTCAGTGTGCCCAGTTGCTCGCCGCGACGGGTGCTGCGCTGCATCCGGGTTTGGCTTCTGAGCCTCCGGCGGCTGGCATCCGTAGGTCCGCGCCGGTTCGGGTGCTGTTCCTGTGCTCCGGTAACAGCAGCCGCTCACAGATCGCCGAGGCTTTGCTCCGCCAGGCCATCGGCCGGCGCGTGCGAGTAGCCAGCGCCGGCAGCAGCCCGAAACCGGTACACCCCAACACCGTGCGGGTGCTTGGCGAGTACGGCATCGACGCGGCCGGACTGCGCAGCAAGCACCTCGACGAGATGCGCAGGCGGCGATTCGACTGCGTCGTCACGGTGTGCGACAAGGTCCGCGAGATATGCCCGGAGTTTCCCGGCGGTGGGCAGGCCATTCACTGGAGCATTGCGGACCCGGCAGCCGCGGGTGCCGGACGGGCCAGCTATCCCGCTTTCCGCGCGGTGGCCGCAGATCTGCACTCGCGGGTCGGCTATCTCGCCCAAGCCCTGTCACACACGCAGAGAAGGTGA
- a CDS encoding DoxX family protein — translation MLNSVLFTRAPAATVLIRLYVGLVFTCEGTLKFVRANSLGAGRFHKAGIPAASFFADLDGVFEIGCGALILVGLLTRLAAVPMIVDMLGALLITKLPILRGDARLFRDEHGWGDFLHESGLDLAQLCGSLFLRLAGAGAWSLDAYLTRNAHTTAQ, via the coding sequence ATGCTCAACTCGGTGCTCTTCACCCGCGCACCCGCCGCGACGGTGCTGATCCGGCTGTACGTGGGGCTGGTGTTCACCTGCGAGGGTACGTTGAAGTTCGTGCGGGCCAACTCATTAGGCGCCGGCCGGTTTCACAAGGCTGGGATTCCCGCAGCGTCGTTCTTCGCCGACCTGGATGGTGTGTTCGAAATAGGTTGCGGTGCATTAATTTTGGTGGGCCTGCTGACGCGACTGGCGGCGGTGCCGATGATCGTCGACATGCTGGGCGCGCTGCTGATCACCAAGCTGCCGATTTTGCGGGGCGACGCGAGACTTTTTCGGGACGAGCACGGCTGGGGCGACTTCCTCCACGAATCCGGGTTGGATTTGGCGCAGCTGTGCGGCAGCCTGTTCTTGCGCCTCGCCGGGGCGGGCGCCTGGTCCCTGGACGCCTACCTCACGCGCAACGCCCATACGACGGCGCAGTGA
- a CDS encoding TIGR04255 family protein: MLPDVNPAEVQPNAPVALVTLEIRHPATDSLTETASRELKHLLLNDLPIERQAQDVQWGMTAPGQPPQPVADRFVRYSNRENTTAASLKNQAIVVETSAYSNFDTFLEIAMRVVDARSAVSSIVGIERIGLRYVLEIRVPAGVDGRIEWTNWIDESLLGPQRLAPGGLTLTEWQGAAVYREAQPGKSLIVRYGPGVGQALDPSYHLRRVTPPQTGQFFLMDIDSFWTPPTGAIPEYNRDALLSTYRDLYAPAQTVFQDMLTSRLKDELLRSQ, translated from the coding sequence ATGCTTCCGGACGTGAATCCCGCTGAGGTACAACCCAACGCCCCCGTAGCCCTGGTGACGCTGGAGATCCGTCACCCGGCAACAGACTCTCTCACCGAGACGGCAAGCCGCGAGCTCAAGCATCTGCTGCTCAACGACCTGCCCATCGAACGCCAGGCCCAGGATGTCCAGTGGGGCATGACTGCCCCCGGCCAACCGCCCCAACCGGTCGCGGACCGCTTCGTGCGCTACTCCAACCGCGAGAACACCACCGCCGCTTCGCTCAAGAACCAGGCAATCGTCGTCGAGACCAGCGCATACAGCAACTTCGACACCTTCCTGGAAATCGCCATGCGGGTGGTCGACGCGCGTTCGGCGGTCTCGTCGATCGTGGGCATCGAGCGCATCGGCCTGCGCTACGTCCTCGAGATCCGGGTCCCCGCCGGTGTCGACGGCCGGATCGAATGGACCAACTGGATCGACGAGAGCCTGCTCGGCCCCCAGCGTCTGGCCCCGGGCGGGCTGACCCTGACCGAATGGCAGGGCGCCGCCGTCTACCGTGAGGCCCAGCCAGGTAAGTCACTCATCGTGCGTTACGGACCGGGCGTCGGTCAGGCACTCGACCCGAGCTACCACCTGCGTCGCGTCACGCCCCCGCAGACCGGTCAGTTCTTCCTGATGGACATCGACAGCTTCTGGACCCCGCCCACCGGCGCTATCCCGGAGTACAACCGCGATGCCCTGCTTTCGACGTACCGGGATCTCTACGCCCCGGCACAGACGGTGTTCCAGGACATGCTCACCAGCCGGCTGAAGGACGAACTGCTCCGCAGCCAGTAA
- a CDS encoding class I SAM-dependent methyltransferase — translation MVRTDRDRWDLATSVGATATMVAAQRALASDPEYALIDDPFAAPLVRAVGIDVYTRLVNGQIPVDDDSEFDPQRMARGMACRTRFYDEFFLDATRSGVAQVVILASGLDARAYRLPWPAGTVVYEVDMPEVIEFKTLTLSDLGAEPTAERRTVAIDLRDDWASALRAAGFDAAAPSAWSAEGLLVYLPDDAQDALFDNITALSAPGSRLAFEFVPDTRIFQDERWRAHHEKMAALGFELDLNDLVYHAERSHLLDHLTGTGWQATPRTTAELHAANGFDYPDDELAEAFANVTYTSAVYKP, via the coding sequence ATGGTGCGTACCGATCGGGATCGCTGGGACCTTGCGACGAGTGTCGGTGCGACGGCAACCATGGTCGCCGCCCAGCGGGCGCTGGCTTCCGACCCTGAATACGCGCTGATTGACGACCCCTTCGCGGCGCCGCTGGTGCGCGCGGTGGGCATCGACGTCTACACCCGCCTGGTGAACGGTCAGATTCCCGTTGACGACGACTCCGAGTTCGATCCGCAGCGGATGGCCCGGGGCATGGCGTGCCGGACCAGGTTCTACGACGAGTTCTTCCTGGACGCCACCCGCAGCGGCGTCGCGCAGGTGGTCATCTTGGCGTCGGGCCTGGACGCGCGCGCCTACCGCCTGCCGTGGCCGGCCGGCACCGTCGTCTACGAGGTCGACATGCCGGAGGTGATCGAGTTCAAGACGCTGACGCTGAGCGACCTGGGCGCCGAGCCCACCGCCGAGCGCCGGACCGTCGCCATCGACCTGCGTGACGACTGGGCTTCGGCTCTGCGGGCCGCCGGGTTCGACGCTGCCGCCCCGTCGGCGTGGAGTGCCGAGGGCCTGCTGGTGTATCTGCCGGACGACGCCCAGGATGCGCTGTTCGACAACATCACCGCGCTGAGCGCGCCCGGCAGCCGGCTTGCGTTCGAGTTCGTCCCGGACACCCGGATCTTCCAGGACGAGCGCTGGCGCGCCCACCACGAAAAGATGGCAGCGCTCGGGTTCGAACTCGACCTCAACGACCTCGTCTACCACGCCGAGCGCAGCCACCTCCTGGACCATCTGACCGGCACCGGTTGGCAGGCCACGCCTCGCACGACCGCCGAACTGCACGCGGCCAACGGGTTCGACTACCCCGACGACGAGCTGGCGGAAGCGTTCGCCAACGTCACGTACACCAGCGCGGTGTATAAGCCGTAG
- a CDS encoding nucleoside deaminase, with protein sequence MTDFAQRTIDLARQNVAEGGRPFATVIVRNGEILAESANKVAQTGDPTAHAEILAIREACTKLGTEHLVGTTIYVLAHPCPMCLGSLYYCSPDEVVFLTSRDAYEPHYVDDRKYFELATFYDEFGKDWRDRRLPMREETRPAIRTAAVDVYRAWQERNGGQRRATDVPG encoded by the coding sequence GTGACCGACTTCGCACAGCGAACCATCGACCTCGCCCGTCAGAACGTCGCCGAAGGGGGGCGCCCGTTCGCGACGGTCATCGTCCGGAACGGCGAGATTCTCGCTGAAAGCGCCAACAAGGTGGCGCAGACCGGCGATCCCACCGCTCACGCGGAGATCCTGGCGATCCGCGAGGCGTGCACCAAGCTGGGCACCGAGCATCTGGTCGGCACCACCATCTACGTCCTGGCCCACCCCTGCCCGATGTGCCTAGGTTCGCTCTACTACTGCTCCCCCGATGAGGTCGTCTTCCTGACGTCACGCGATGCCTACGAGCCGCATTACGTCGACGACCGCAAGTACTTCGAGCTCGCCACTTTCTACGACGAGTTCGGCAAGGACTGGCGGGACCGCCGCCTGCCGATGCGCGAGGAAACCCGTCCCGCGATCAGAACCGCGGCGGTGGACGTCTACCGGGCCTGGCAGGAGCGCAACGGCGGGCAGCGCCGGGCGACCGACGTTCCCGGCTGA
- a CDS encoding metalloregulator ArsR/SmtB family transcription factor translates to MHADNRAGRLPDDQVGLVVEVFRMLADATRVQVLWSLAKHEMSVNELAEHVGKPAASVSQHLAKLRMARLVRTRRDGTTIFYSLENDHVRQLVIDAVYNAEHAGPGVPGHHRGDSAVKAIKS, encoded by the coding sequence ATGCACGCAGATAATAGAGCTGGCAGGTTGCCGGACGACCAGGTCGGCCTGGTGGTGGAGGTGTTCCGGATGCTGGCCGACGCCACCCGCGTGCAGGTGTTGTGGTCACTGGCCAAGCACGAGATGTCGGTCAACGAACTCGCCGAACACGTGGGCAAACCCGCCGCCTCGGTCTCTCAACACCTGGCGAAGCTGCGCATGGCACGCCTGGTGCGCACCCGGCGCGACGGCACCACGATCTTCTACAGCCTGGAGAACGACCACGTGCGCCAGCTCGTCATCGACGCCGTCTACAACGCCGAACACGCCGGGCCCGGCGTTCCCGGTCACCATCGCGGCGACAGCGCCGTGAAGGCGATCAAAAGCTAG
- a CDS encoding zinc transporter Slc39a7, whose product MSEHTHDEAHAHEHQHGDVHHSHAHTNHEHEHVAHEHAHSHSDGTEHTHEHVHQSGLEDVHSHTH is encoded by the coding sequence ATGTCCGAGCACACCCATGATGAAGCACACGCCCACGAACACCAGCACGGGGACGTGCACCACAGCCACGCCCACACCAATCACGAGCATGAGCACGTCGCGCACGAGCACGCACATTCACACAGCGACGGCACCGAACACACTCACGAGCACGTGCACCAGTCCGGCCTCGAAGACGTGCACAGCCACACGCACTGA
- a CDS encoding oxygenase MpaB family protein, with product MTQDTSATCPVTSAEPAAPADRPADLAVGCPVSPLGYEAPPQPLGPDSLTWKYFGDWRGMLQGPFAGSMQNMHPQLGAAVKDHSTFLREPLPRVMRSLYPIGGVVFDGDRAPTTGAEVRDYHIDIKGVDDQGRRYHALNPDVFYWAHSTFFVGTLHVAEWFCGGLTEAEKRQLFDEHVQWYRMYGMSMRPVPKSWEEFQAYWDHMCRNVLEDNFATRVVLDLTNYGKPPIAPWLPDWLWSAMTKLSAPFFLWLTVGLYHPAVRERLGYRWSGRDEWLHRRFGSVVRAIFAFVPPRYRKHPRARAGLDRASGRIPADAPLPQTPARNLPPLDERGDPKHYCPQV from the coding sequence GTGACCCAAGATACGTCCGCGACGTGCCCGGTGACCAGCGCCGAGCCGGCCGCCCCCGCTGACCGGCCGGCCGATCTGGCCGTCGGTTGCCCGGTATCGCCGCTGGGCTACGAGGCACCGCCGCAGCCGCTCGGTCCGGACTCGCTGACCTGGAAGTACTTCGGCGACTGGCGCGGCATGCTGCAGGGGCCGTTCGCGGGATCCATGCAGAACATGCACCCTCAGCTGGGCGCCGCGGTAAAGGATCACTCGACATTCCTCCGCGAGCCGCTGCCCCGGGTGATGCGGTCGCTGTACCCGATCGGCGGGGTGGTCTTCGACGGTGACCGGGCTCCGACCACGGGGGCCGAGGTACGCGACTACCACATCGACATCAAGGGCGTCGACGACCAGGGCCGGCGCTACCACGCTCTGAACCCTGACGTCTTCTACTGGGCTCACTCGACTTTCTTCGTCGGGACGCTGCACGTGGCCGAGTGGTTCTGTGGCGGTCTGACCGAAGCGGAGAAGCGGCAGCTATTCGACGAACACGTCCAGTGGTACCGGATGTACGGGATGAGCATGCGGCCGGTGCCGAAGTCCTGGGAAGAGTTCCAGGCCTACTGGGACCACATGTGCCGCAACGTTTTAGAGGATAACTTCGCGACCCGGGTGGTCCTCGATCTGACGAATTACGGCAAGCCGCCGATCGCGCCGTGGCTTCCGGACTGGCTGTGGTCGGCCATGACCAAGCTGTCCGCGCCGTTCTTTCTGTGGTTGACCGTGGGCCTGTATCACCCGGCCGTCCGGGAGCGGTTGGGTTATCGATGGTCAGGCCGCGACGAGTGGCTGCACCGGCGCTTCGGCAGCGTGGTGCGGGCGATCTTCGCATTCGTGCCTCCCCGGTACCGGAAGCACCCGCGGGCCCGTGCCGGCCTCGACCGCGCATCCGGGCGCATTCCGGCCGACGCACCGCTGCCGCAGACGCCGGCCCGGAACCTGCCGCCCCTGGATGAGCGGGGCGATCCCAAGCATTACTGCCCGCAGGTCTGA
- a CDS encoding TetR/AcrR family transcriptional regulator, which yields MQAGQRRGRWSGVPLEDRHALRRDTLIAAGVELLGGEGGPALTVRAACRQANLTERYFYESFDDREHFVRAVYDDVCTRAMATLTSAKTPREAVEQFVALMVDDPVRGRVLLLAPAVEPVLTRSGAEWMPNFIDLLQRKLSRIVDPVTQKLVATSLIGALTALFTAYLNDQLGATRQQFIDYCVNMLLGTAATYVEQGSAEIIVASLPHD from the coding sequence GTGCAGGCGGGTCAACGACGGGGCCGCTGGTCAGGCGTCCCTCTGGAGGACCGCCACGCGTTGCGCCGCGACACACTCATAGCGGCCGGCGTCGAATTGCTCGGAGGCGAAGGCGGCCCCGCACTCACGGTGCGCGCCGCCTGCCGCCAGGCCAACCTGACCGAGCGGTACTTCTACGAGAGCTTCGACGATCGCGAGCATTTCGTACGCGCGGTCTACGACGATGTCTGCACCCGGGCGATGGCGACGCTGACGTCAGCGAAAACTCCCAGAGAGGCCGTCGAGCAGTTCGTGGCGCTGATGGTGGACGACCCGGTCCGCGGGCGGGTGTTGCTGCTGGCTCCCGCCGTCGAGCCGGTACTGACCCGCTCCGGGGCCGAGTGGATGCCCAACTTCATCGATCTGCTGCAGCGCAAGCTCTCGCGCATAGTCGACCCGGTGACCCAGAAACTGGTCGCGACCAGCTTGATCGGCGCGTTGACCGCGCTGTTCACCGCGTACCTGAACGATCAACTGGGCGCCACCCGCCAGCAGTTCATCGACTACTGCGTCAACATGTTGCTCGGCACCGCCGCCACCTACGTTGAACAGGGCTCGGCCGAAATTATCGTCGCGTCGCTGCCGCACGATTAG
- a CDS encoding acyl-ACP desaturase produces MSGELTNLQLLQELEPMVEKYLNRHESMHKDWNPHDYIPWSDGKNFYALGGQDWEPGQSKLSDIAQVAMVQNLMTEDNLPSYHREITMNFGLDGAWGQWVNRWTAEENRHGIALRDYLVVTRAVDPYELEKLRVEVVNRGFSPGQNHQVRDDLFAESLFDSVIYVTFQELATRISHRNTGKACDEPIADQMLAKISADENLHMIFYRDVSEAGFEIAPNQAMKSLHKILRNFQMPGYQVPEFRRKAVLIAVGGVYDPRIHLDDVVMPVLKKWRIFEREDFTGEAAALRDDLGVLVKELEASCDKFEQSKQRQLDREVRTGKKTTAFELHQTAGKLTLSGR; encoded by the coding sequence ATGTCAGGCGAGCTGACCAATCTGCAGCTGCTACAGGAACTCGAGCCGATGGTCGAGAAGTACCTGAACCGGCACGAGAGCATGCACAAAGACTGGAACCCGCACGACTACATCCCGTGGTCGGACGGGAAGAACTTTTATGCGCTGGGCGGCCAGGATTGGGAGCCCGGACAGTCCAAGCTGTCCGACATCGCCCAGGTGGCGATGGTGCAGAACCTGATGACCGAGGACAACCTGCCGTCCTACCACCGCGAGATCACCATGAACTTCGGGCTGGACGGCGCCTGGGGCCAGTGGGTCAACCGCTGGACCGCCGAGGAGAACCGGCACGGGATCGCGCTGCGCGACTACCTCGTGGTGACCCGCGCCGTCGACCCCTACGAGCTGGAGAAGCTGCGCGTGGAGGTGGTGAACCGCGGCTTCAGCCCGGGCCAGAACCACCAGGTGCGCGACGACCTGTTCGCCGAGAGCCTGTTCGACTCGGTCATCTACGTGACTTTCCAGGAGCTGGCCACCCGGATTTCGCACCGCAACACCGGCAAGGCCTGCGACGAACCGATTGCCGACCAGATGCTGGCCAAGATCTCGGCGGACGAGAACCTGCACATGATCTTCTACCGCGACGTCAGCGAGGCCGGGTTCGAGATCGCACCCAACCAGGCGATGAAGTCGCTGCACAAGATCCTGCGCAACTTCCAGATGCCCGGATACCAGGTGCCGGAGTTCCGCCGCAAAGCAGTGCTCATTGCCGTCGGCGGCGTCTACGACCCCCGGATCCACCTCGATGACGTCGTCATGCCGGTACTGAAGAAGTGGCGCATTTTCGAGCGCGAGGACTTCACCGGCGAGGCCGCGGCTCTGCGCGACGACCTGGGCGTGCTGGTCAAGGAACTCGAGGCGTCCTGCGACAAGTTCGAGCAGTCCAAGCAACGCCAGCTGGACCGGGAAGTTCGCACCGGCAAGAAGACCACCGCGTTCGAGCTGCACCAGACCGCGGGCAAGCTGACGCTGAGCGGGCGGTAG
- the dusB gene encoding tRNA dihydrouridine synthase DusB, translating to MRIGTIELASPVVLAPMAGVTNVAFRSLCRELELSKVGTVSGLYVCEMVTARALVERHPVTMHMTTFAPDESPRSLQLYTVDPDTTYAAAKMIADEGLADHIDMNFGCPVPKVTKRGGGAALPYKRRLFGQIVAAAVRATAGTDIPVTVKFRIGIDDDHHTHLDAGRIAESEGAAAVALHARTAAQRYSGTADWDQIALLKQQVRTIPVLGNGDIYDASDALAMMAATGCDGVVIGRGCLGRPWLFAELSAAFTGIPAPEPPALGEVTDIIRRHGALLAAHFGEDKGMRDIRKHVAWYLHGFPAGSDLRRALALVKTLDELDELLDRLDRDVPFPEAGNGPRGRQGSPARVALPDGWLSDPDDCRVPEGADVMHSGG from the coding sequence TTGCGCATCGGCACGATCGAGCTCGCCAGCCCCGTCGTGCTGGCACCCATGGCCGGTGTGACGAACGTCGCATTCCGGTCTCTGTGCCGTGAGCTGGAGTTGTCGAAGGTAGGCACGGTCAGCGGGCTGTATGTCTGCGAGATGGTGACCGCACGCGCGCTTGTCGAGCGGCACCCGGTCACCATGCACATGACGACGTTCGCCCCCGACGAGTCGCCCCGCTCGCTGCAGCTCTACACGGTTGACCCGGACACCACCTACGCCGCGGCCAAGATGATCGCCGACGAAGGACTGGCCGACCACATCGACATGAACTTCGGCTGCCCGGTACCCAAGGTGACCAAGCGCGGCGGCGGAGCGGCGTTGCCCTACAAGCGGCGGCTGTTCGGCCAGATCGTCGCCGCCGCGGTGCGCGCCACCGCCGGCACCGACATCCCCGTGACCGTCAAGTTCCGCATCGGCATCGACGACGACCACCACACTCACCTGGACGCCGGGCGCATCGCCGAGTCCGAGGGCGCCGCGGCCGTCGCGCTGCACGCCCGAACCGCCGCGCAGCGCTATTCCGGCACCGCCGACTGGGATCAGATCGCCCTGCTCAAGCAACAGGTGCGCACCATTCCGGTGCTGGGCAACGGCGACATTTACGACGCCAGCGACGCGCTCGCCATGATGGCCGCCACGGGATGCGATGGCGTGGTCATCGGTCGCGGCTGCCTGGGCCGGCCCTGGCTGTTCGCCGAACTGTCGGCCGCGTTCACCGGGATACCGGCCCCGGAGCCGCCAGCCCTCGGCGAGGTGACCGACATCATCCGGCGGCACGGCGCGCTGCTGGCCGCCCATTTCGGTGAAGACAAGGGCATGCGCGACATCCGCAAGCACGTCGCCTGGTACCTGCACGGCTTCCCCGCAGGATCCGACCTAAGGCGCGCATTGGCGCTGGTCAAGACACTTGACGAACTCGACGAGCTGCTCGACCGCTTGGACCGTGACGTGCCGTTCCCGGAGGCCGGCAACGGCCCGCGCGGCCGCCAGGGTTCGCCGGCGCGGGTGGCTCTGCCCGACGGCTGGCTCAGCGATCCCGACGACTGCCGGGTGCCCGAGGGCGCCGACGTCATGCACTCCGGCGGCTGA